The following proteins are encoded in a genomic region of Lujinxingia vulgaris:
- a CDS encoding TIGR04282 family arsenosugar biosynthesis glycosyltransferase, producing the protein MSEVMHDEVVIFAKSPIAGRVKTRLQPELSADESVVVYRAFLNDVLEMVGGWATQAERRRATLAWSGADDGATFRWAEQLGIATVAQGEGDLGARMRRAVEGARARGAGRVVIVGTDSPTLSREHLELAFDVLGRRQVVWGPSFDGGYYLVGVNTEDKPGGGHAERVIFEDVSWSTASVLSESWERASEAGLLSDLLGFWYDVDTFEDVKMLEFHLLEYLERQGFEGARHTREVLLTWRKSGRLTR; encoded by the coding sequence ATGAGTGAGGTGATGCACGACGAGGTGGTGATCTTTGCAAAGTCACCGATCGCGGGGCGAGTAAAGACGAGGTTGCAGCCCGAACTCAGCGCGGATGAGAGCGTGGTGGTGTACCGGGCGTTCTTAAACGACGTGCTTGAGATGGTGGGCGGCTGGGCAACTCAAGCGGAGCGTCGGCGTGCGACGCTGGCGTGGAGCGGAGCGGATGATGGCGCGACGTTCCGGTGGGCCGAGCAGCTCGGCATCGCAACCGTCGCTCAGGGGGAGGGGGATCTGGGCGCGCGGATGCGGCGCGCGGTGGAAGGTGCGCGGGCGCGGGGCGCGGGGCGAGTGGTGATTGTGGGCACAGACTCACCGACGCTCTCGCGGGAGCATCTCGAACTGGCGTTTGATGTGCTCGGGCGGCGGCAGGTGGTGTGGGGGCCGTCGTTTGACGGAGGCTATTATCTGGTGGGCGTGAACACCGAGGATAAGCCGGGAGGGGGGCATGCGGAGCGCGTTATCTTTGAGGATGTTTCCTGGAGTACAGCGTCGGTGCTCTCCGAGAGTTGGGAGCGGGCCAGCGAGGCGGGTCTCTTGTCGGATTTGTTGGGCTTCTGGTACGATGTCGACACCTTCGAGGACGTCAAAATGCTCGAATTTCATCTCCTGGAGTACTTAGAGCGCCAGGGGTTTGAAGGGGCTCGACATACCCGAGAGGTGCTTTTAACGTGGCGTAAAAGCGGTCGGTTAACGCGCTGA
- a CDS encoding RNA polymerase sigma factor region1.1 domain-containing protein, whose amino-acid sequence MVEQSEFESNPEKTAYHDNKRELLRRGREKGELTWSEILEALPQEHLGEVEMEVFLFTCRQMGIEVKGAPS is encoded by the coding sequence ATGGTTGAGCAGAGCGAGTTTGAGTCGAATCCCGAGAAGACCGCCTACCACGATAACAAGCGTGAGTTGTTGCGGCGTGGTCGTGAGAAGGGCGAGCTGACCTGGAGTGAGATTCTGGAGGCGCTTCCCCAGGAGCATCTCGGTGAGGTGGAGATGGAGGTCTTTTTGTTCACCTGCCGTCAGATGGGGATTGAGGTGAAGGGCGCGCCGAGCTGA
- a CDS encoding Bax inhibitor-1/YccA family protein: MHSQDFGYDGSSGSGRLVSQALPEERLSFLRRTYMHLAGAIFGCVAFIALFLKSPFAEPAIQFMISSNWLLVLGLFIGASWLGDWMALNVKSKGLQYLGLAIGVSAYGILLTPMILIAQLTVREPILMQAAFLTLVVFAGMTAVVFVTGKDFSILRVGLAVGSLVALGAIVAGTIFDFNLGLGFSIAMVGLSAAMIVYQTSNMVHVYRTDQHVAAALALFSSIGMLFWYILRILMFTRD; the protein is encoded by the coding sequence ATGCACAGTCAAGACTTTGGATATGATGGTTCCAGTGGGAGTGGACGCCTTGTGAGCCAGGCGTTGCCGGAGGAGCGGTTGAGCTTTTTGCGCCGCACCTACATGCACCTGGCCGGCGCGATCTTTGGATGCGTGGCGTTTATCGCGCTCTTCTTGAAGTCACCTTTTGCCGAGCCGGCGATTCAATTCATGATCTCGTCGAACTGGCTGCTCGTGCTGGGGCTCTTTATCGGAGCGAGCTGGCTGGGGGACTGGATGGCCCTGAACGTGAAGTCGAAAGGGCTGCAGTATCTGGGGCTTGCGATCGGGGTGTCGGCCTACGGGATCTTGCTGACGCCGATGATTCTTATCGCTCAACTTACGGTCAGGGAGCCGATCCTGATGCAGGCGGCGTTTTTGACGCTGGTGGTCTTTGCCGGGATGACCGCGGTGGTGTTTGTGACGGGCAAAGACTTTTCAATTTTACGGGTGGGGCTTGCCGTAGGAAGTCTGGTGGCGCTGGGCGCGATTGTGGCCGGCACGATCTTTGATTTTAACCTGGGGCTGGGCTTCTCGATCGCGATGGTGGGCCTGTCGGCGGCGATGATCGTGTACCAGACCTCGAATATGGTGCACGTCTATCGGACCGATCAGCATGTTGCTGCGGCGCTGGCGCTCTTCAGCTCCATCGGGATGCTTTTCTGGTACATCCTGCGCATCTTGATGTTTACGCGCGACTAA
- a CDS encoding Crp/Fnr family transcriptional regulator, whose protein sequence is MSEKGVRQCAAGTVLFREGEEGNRMYVIKSGSVRLTKRIHDTEVVVEDLGAGEFCGELAMLGEPRRPVSAVVTEDASVIQVDTEQFEGMIKGNSDIALRMLKKLTQRLTQAQYRVSNLVLRTNKARVLHQLRAETQRVKRVEGAGESAPIPANLADVLALEIGEVKQILNELVRDELILIDRRGYFEILDCEAYDRYLRYLELQDRFAFH, encoded by the coding sequence GTGAGTGAAAAAGGTGTTCGTCAGTGCGCCGCAGGGACGGTCTTGTTTCGTGAAGGCGAGGAGGGCAACCGGATGTATGTCATTAAGTCCGGGAGTGTGCGCCTGACCAAGCGGATTCATGACACCGAGGTTGTGGTTGAAGACCTCGGCGCTGGCGAGTTTTGTGGAGAGCTGGCGATGCTCGGTGAGCCGCGTCGGCCGGTGAGCGCGGTGGTGACCGAAGATGCCTCCGTGATTCAGGTGGATACGGAGCAATTCGAGGGGATGATCAAGGGCAACTCCGACATCGCCCTGCGGATGCTCAAGAAGCTGACCCAGCGTCTTACCCAGGCGCAGTACCGCGTCTCGAACCTTGTGCTGCGCACCAATAAGGCGCGTGTGTTGCATCAGCTTCGTGCGGAGACTCAGCGGGTTAAGCGCGTGGAGGGGGCCGGGGAGTCGGCGCCGATTCCTGCGAACCTGGCCGACGTGCTCGCCCTGGAGATCGGTGAGGTTAAGCAGATCCTCAACGAGCTGGTGCGTGATGAGCTGATCCTCATCGATCGCCGCGGGTATTTTGAGATTCTGGATTGCGAGGCCTACGACCGCTACCTGCGCTATCTGGAGTTGCAAGACCGCTTCGCGTTCCATTGA
- a CDS encoding ExbD/TolR family protein, translating to MAGMSGGDDDDVISAINITPFVDIILVVLIIFMVTATYIVQSQIPIDLPKAASGQAEVSTTLAFQVTADGQYAMDGEFLSLEAIAEQVRAQAGEDEELRAVIAADKKVEYGKVIDLVDTIKLNGIAKFALNIDRKEQADGER from the coding sequence ATGGCAGGCATGTCTGGAGGCGATGACGACGACGTCATCTCCGCGATCAACATCACGCCTTTTGTCGATATCATCCTGGTGGTCCTGATCATCTTTATGGTGACGGCAACGTATATCGTGCAGTCGCAGATCCCGATCGACCTTCCCAAGGCCGCCTCGGGGCAGGCCGAGGTGAGCACGACGCTGGCCTTTCAGGTCACCGCGGACGGGCAATACGCGATGGACGGCGAGTTTTTGAGCCTGGAGGCCATCGCCGAGCAGGTGCGGGCACAGGCTGGCGAGGATGAAGAGCTTCGTGCGGTGATCGCTGCCGATAAGAAGGTGGAGTACGGCAAGGTGATCGACCTTGTGGACACGATTAAGCTCAACGGGATCGCGAAGTTCGCCCTTAACATCGACCGCAAAGAGCAGGCAGACGGTGAGCGCTGA
- a CDS encoding MotA/TolQ/ExbB proton channel family protein — protein sequence MLTEILLDFALIGAEWVLWLLILLSFANIYVVIEKLRFFHQRKVDVHELRLKFEERLRADDFDAAAKLLEGNDAMEARVVLFGMRGLDRGPEAVEDLMNGAMASERTRYERLISLLATTGNNAPFIGLFGTVLGIIGAFAALGEASEEANQEVMAAISEALVATGVGLLVAIPAVIMFNVFRQRVKKSGAQTELMSRTLLAHLRRND from the coding sequence ATGTTAACCGAGATCTTATTGGATTTCGCGCTGATCGGCGCGGAGTGGGTGCTGTGGCTGCTGATCCTGTTGAGCTTTGCCAACATCTACGTGGTGATTGAGAAGTTGCGCTTCTTCCATCAGCGCAAGGTGGATGTGCATGAGCTGCGCTTGAAGTTTGAGGAGCGCCTGCGTGCCGACGACTTCGATGCGGCGGCGAAGCTGCTTGAGGGCAACGACGCGATGGAGGCCCGCGTGGTGCTCTTCGGGATGCGTGGGCTGGACCGCGGGCCGGAGGCTGTTGAAGACCTCATGAACGGGGCGATGGCCTCGGAGCGTACGCGCTATGAGCGGCTGATCAGCCTGCTGGCGACCACGGGCAACAACGCCCCCTTTATCGGTCTCTTTGGCACGGTGCTGGGGATCATCGGCGCATTTGCCGCGCTGGGCGAGGCTTCCGAGGAGGCCAACCAGGAAGTTATGGCGGCCATTTCCGAGGCGCTGGTGGCGACCGGGGTGGGGCTGCTGGTGGCGATCCCGGCGGTCATTATGTTCAACGTCTTTCGCCAGCGCGTGAAGAAGAGCGGGGCACAGACCGAGTTGATGTCGCGGACCTTGCTGGCGCACCTGCGCCGCAATGACTGA
- a CDS encoding bifunctional folylpolyglutamate synthase/dihydrofolate synthase gives MSDAGSDLQRWEALKQRLFEQNRFTIKLGLERMRAALEAEGHPERCAPAIVVAGTNGKGTVASSLSAILGAHGLRVGLYTSPHLVGFEERFRVGGVPLTPAQVMPVLEDVYARYGDVSHVGEDALTFFELTTLMAARLFEAQRVDVAIYEVGLGGRLDAVNAIEPALSIITTIDRDHEAYLGDTLEAIAGEKAGVMRAGVPVVIGEQEHSEAFEVLWARASEGSRYAPTLAWDAGQVTHEGRSRVARRHHVTARCAAQVFLGEAYNENVAQRGLERWQWPGRMERRRIVGSDGRVNDLLLDAAHNPAGIAALRSELGAGSTGEVGAVVWGALEDKKQEGLEALLSELGVGVWAVRIATPRALDEAGLRARVPELHLRGVGDAGWCLREAMASCKAGKTVLCFGSIYLLGELYEALGLGAADMVTERAVAGD, from the coding sequence TTGAGCGACGCAGGCAGCGATTTGCAGCGCTGGGAGGCGTTAAAGCAACGCCTTTTTGAGCAGAATCGCTTTACGATCAAGCTGGGGTTGGAGCGCATGCGCGCGGCGCTGGAGGCCGAGGGGCATCCAGAGCGTTGTGCGCCGGCGATCGTGGTGGCCGGGACCAACGGCAAAGGTACGGTTGCGTCTTCGTTGAGCGCGATTCTGGGGGCGCACGGGCTTCGGGTGGGGTTGTATACGAGCCCGCATCTTGTGGGGTTTGAAGAGCGGTTCAGAGTGGGTGGGGTGCCGCTGACACCGGCGCAGGTGATGCCGGTGCTGGAGGATGTGTATGCGCGCTACGGCGACGTGTCGCACGTTGGGGAAGATGCGCTGACCTTTTTCGAGCTGACGACGTTGATGGCCGCTCGACTCTTTGAGGCGCAGCGCGTTGATGTGGCGATTTACGAGGTGGGCCTGGGCGGGCGGCTTGATGCGGTCAACGCGATTGAGCCGGCGCTGAGTATCATCACGACCATCGACCGCGATCATGAGGCGTATCTGGGAGATACGCTCGAGGCCATCGCTGGCGAGAAAGCCGGGGTGATGCGGGCGGGGGTGCCAGTGGTGATCGGGGAGCAGGAGCACTCGGAGGCCTTTGAGGTGCTGTGGGCGCGGGCCTCAGAAGGGTCGCGTTATGCGCCGACGTTGGCCTGGGACGCGGGCCAGGTCACACACGAAGGTCGCTCGCGGGTGGCGCGTCGGCATCATGTGACGGCGCGATGCGCGGCGCAGGTGTTTCTGGGGGAAGCGTACAATGAAAACGTCGCGCAGCGAGGTTTAGAGCGCTGGCAGTGGCCGGGACGCATGGAGCGGCGCAGGATCGTCGGGTCGGACGGTCGCGTGAACGACCTGCTGCTGGATGCGGCGCATAACCCGGCCGGGATTGCGGCGTTGCGCTCGGAGCTGGGGGCGGGGAGCACCGGGGAGGTGGGGGCTGTGGTGTGGGGGGCTCTCGAAGATAAGAAGCAGGAGGGGCTGGAGGCGTTGCTCTCGGAGCTGGGAGTGGGGGTCTGGGCTGTGAGGATCGCTACGCCGCGGGCGCTTGATGAGGCCGGGCTTCGGGCTCGTGTGCCGGAGTTGCATTTGCGGGGCGTGGGGGATGCCGGGTGGTGTCTGCGCGAGGCGATGGCCAGCTGTAAAGCGGGCAAAACGGTGCTTTGTTTCGGGTCGATTTACCTGCTCGGCGAGCTCTATGAGGCGCTGGGACTGGGGGCAGCCGATATGGTCACCGAGCGCGCTGTGGCGGGTGATTGA
- a CDS encoding DUF4159 domain-containing protein — MNRRTFLHLLGAAGLSLTIAPTALALDEQHRVGLARLRYRGGNDNPRPGALRRMLQEVGRHTSVEINPDVAEIWGEREELFLHPMIVLAGDRAFEPFPEDVIENLRLYLSSGGFLYIDSAEGLTDGPFINSVRRELQRIFPDRPLRTVPREHTVHKSFYLIDRPMGRLDIAGNFEGIFDEERACVLLNANDLLGALARDAFGGWEFQVSPGGDRQRDMAQRLAVNIVLYALTIDYKADQVHIPFILRRRRWRVD; from the coding sequence ATGAACCGTCGAACCTTCCTTCATCTCTTAGGCGCCGCAGGCCTCAGCCTCACGATCGCGCCGACAGCCCTGGCCCTGGACGAACAGCACCGCGTGGGACTCGCGCGCCTTCGCTACCGCGGCGGCAACGATAACCCGCGTCCCGGCGCGCTGCGGCGCATGCTCCAGGAGGTCGGTCGCCACACCAGCGTCGAGATCAACCCCGACGTCGCCGAAATCTGGGGAGAGCGTGAAGAGCTCTTTCTTCATCCGATGATCGTGCTCGCCGGCGACCGCGCCTTCGAGCCTTTTCCCGAAGACGTCATTGAGAACCTGCGCCTCTACTTAAGCTCCGGCGGCTTCCTCTACATCGACTCGGCCGAGGGGCTCACCGATGGCCCCTTTATCAACTCGGTGCGACGGGAGCTGCAGCGCATCTTCCCCGACCGCCCCCTTCGCACGGTGCCCCGCGAACACACGGTGCATAAGTCCTTCTACCTTATTGACCGACCGATGGGGCGACTCGACATCGCCGGCAACTTCGAGGGCATCTTCGATGAGGAGCGCGCCTGCGTGCTTCTCAACGCCAACGATCTTCTCGGCGCGCTGGCCCGCGACGCCTTCGGCGGCTGGGAATTTCAGGTCAGCCCGGGCGGCGACCGCCAGCGCGACATGGCGCAGCGCCTGGCCGTCAACATCGTGCTCTACGCGCTGACGATCGACTATAAAGCCGACCAGGTGCACATCCCCTTCATCCTGCGCAGGCGCCGTTGGCGCGTCGACTAA
- a CDS encoding glutamine amidotransferase, which translates to MLELSKYNTRDLLWLGDWSLGWIIALGLLGLAVLLFSAYDLRDMRPHRRLTLLGLRAAVFSLAVLMLLEPALDLKQVSRVKNHVAVLVDTSQTMNLNVAGEKQRRIDRARKALEELRPTFEAQAEDHHFDIFTYGDALTPTTLEAALTTEADATEADLSAALQALPEHYRGKDLGGVIVLSDGIDTGSIGRRVRRGEDLDEASKDILASLQAPVHTLAADADAGMRDAAITRVRHDDFAFVHNSITVEVDLFFSGIEPQPVPVTLRRDGEILQSQSVQIDPEERRYTVQFEFVPRQIGKEVYTVEVPHFEDEALLQNNTEHFVLRVIRDKVRVLQVVGRPSWDQRFLRQLLKRNPNVDLISFFILRTDDTPQLVPRDEMSLIPFPTDELFNSELGSFDLVIFQNFNFGPYNMARYLPAIADYVRQGGAFAMLGGDLSFASGGYARTPIESLLPVELPPAGPGQKITHSEHFSPQLTEAGDRHPITQLAFDPAQNRELWEALPPLRGTNIVTGPSEGATVLATHPTLTYGGQPMPVIAVAERGEGRVLAVTSDSTWRWGFEHLADGGTPREYQMFWNSAIRWLIQDPELKLVRLDVHADIAAPGAPIDASVRVFKSDYSPAANATGKVLVRHRPLGQNADDAPSAQEPRQVDFQTDASGEHALDLSFDEPGIYQMEVEVQGPGSPLRDENLVLVTPNVAQLRDIVPRNALLEQIAAHTEAHHTLLPELDADELHFNPPRFVEIHQRRVVQLWDSALLFLIVLGLLAAEWSLRRRWGRL; encoded by the coding sequence ATGCTTGAACTCTCCAAATACAACACCCGCGACCTGCTCTGGCTGGGCGACTGGAGCCTGGGCTGGATCATCGCTCTGGGCCTGCTGGGCCTGGCCGTGCTGCTCTTCAGCGCCTACGATCTGCGCGATATGCGCCCGCATCGTCGTCTCACGCTGCTGGGACTTCGCGCGGCGGTGTTTTCCCTGGCGGTGCTCATGCTCCTGGAGCCCGCGCTCGATCTCAAACAGGTCTCACGCGTTAAGAATCACGTCGCCGTGCTCGTCGACACCAGCCAGACGATGAACCTCAACGTCGCCGGCGAGAAGCAGCGACGCATCGACCGCGCCCGAAAGGCCCTCGAAGAGCTGCGCCCCACCTTTGAAGCTCAGGCCGAAGATCATCACTTCGACATCTTCACCTACGGCGACGCTCTCACCCCCACCACTCTTGAGGCCGCCCTGACCACCGAGGCCGATGCCACCGAAGCCGATCTGAGCGCCGCTCTCCAGGCTCTCCCCGAGCATTACCGCGGCAAAGATCTCGGCGGCGTCATCGTCTTAAGCGACGGCATCGACACCGGGTCCATCGGCCGCCGCGTGCGCCGCGGCGAAGACCTCGATGAGGCTTCCAAAGACATCCTGGCCAGCCTGCAGGCTCCGGTGCACACCCTGGCAGCAGACGCCGACGCCGGCATGCGTGATGCGGCCATCACCCGGGTGCGCCACGATGATTTTGCCTTCGTGCACAACTCGATCACCGTCGAGGTCGACCTCTTCTTCAGCGGTATTGAACCCCAGCCGGTCCCGGTGACGCTGCGGCGAGATGGTGAGATCCTGCAATCCCAGAGCGTGCAGATCGACCCGGAGGAGCGCCGCTACACGGTGCAATTCGAGTTTGTCCCGCGTCAGATCGGAAAAGAGGTCTACACCGTCGAGGTGCCCCACTTCGAAGACGAAGCGCTCTTACAAAACAACACCGAGCACTTCGTGCTGAGGGTGATCCGCGACAAGGTGCGCGTGCTCCAGGTCGTCGGTCGCCCCAGCTGGGATCAGCGCTTTCTGCGCCAACTTCTCAAGCGTAACCCCAACGTCGACCTCATCAGCTTTTTCATCTTACGCACCGACGACACCCCGCAGCTTGTGCCGCGCGATGAGATGAGCCTGATCCCCTTTCCCACCGACGAGCTCTTTAACAGCGAGCTGGGAAGTTTCGATCTGGTGATTTTTCAGAACTTCAACTTCGGCCCCTACAACATGGCGCGCTACCTGCCGGCGATCGCCGACTACGTGCGTCAGGGCGGCGCCTTCGCCATGCTCGGCGGCGACCTCTCCTTTGCCAGCGGCGGCTATGCCCGCACCCCCATCGAGTCGCTGCTGCCGGTCGAACTTCCACCTGCTGGCCCCGGCCAGAAGATCACGCACAGCGAGCACTTCTCCCCCCAGCTCACCGAGGCCGGTGATCGTCACCCCATCACCCAGCTGGCCTTCGACCCGGCCCAGAACCGCGAGCTCTGGGAGGCCCTCCCCCCTCTTCGCGGCACCAACATCGTCACCGGCCCCTCTGAGGGCGCAACCGTCCTGGCCACTCACCCCACGTTGACCTACGGCGGTCAGCCCATGCCCGTGATCGCGGTGGCCGAGCGCGGGGAAGGCCGCGTGCTGGCAGTGACCAGCGACTCCACCTGGCGCTGGGGCTTTGAACACCTGGCCGACGGCGGTACCCCGCGCGAGTACCAGATGTTCTGGAACAGCGCGATCCGCTGGCTGATTCAGGATCCGGAGCTCAAGCTGGTGCGCCTGGACGTGCACGCCGACATCGCCGCTCCGGGCGCCCCCATCGACGCCTCGGTGCGCGTCTTTAAGAGCGACTACAGCCCGGCGGCCAACGCCACAGGCAAAGTCCTCGTTCGCCATCGCCCCCTGGGGCAGAACGCCGACGACGCGCCCTCCGCACAGGAACCTCGCCAGGTCGACTTTCAGACCGATGCGTCTGGCGAGCATGCGCTCGACCTGAGCTTTGACGAGCCGGGCATCTACCAGATGGAGGTCGAAGTTCAGGGCCCCGGCAGCCCGCTGCGCGACGAGAACCTGGTGCTTGTCACCCCAAACGTCGCTCAGCTACGCGACATCGTGCCGCGCAACGCGCTGCTGGAGCAGATCGCAGCGCACACCGAGGCTCACCATACCCTCCTTCCCGAGCTCGACGCCGACGAGCTCCACTTCAACCCGCCGCGCTTCGTCGAGATTCATCAACGCCGGGTGGTCCAGCTCTGGGACAGCGCGCTGCTCTTTCTTATCGTGCTGGGGCTGCTCGCTGCCGAGTGGTCCCTGCGCCGTCGCTGGGGCAGGCTCTAG
- a CDS encoding energy transducer TonB, which yields MSAEKSSETRSLHHLADPLQESRVGAGQRTRRIVVGVILTLLTHAAAGFGLVTFAPLLNVKPAVEEPQDELVEVDFDYVEPEPEPEPEPEPEPEPEPEPEPEPEPEPEPEPEPEPEPEPEPEPEPEPEPEPEPEPEPEPEPEPEPEAEPQAEAEDVEDEAAGAMDPVHLEGLTMESTVEGGEGPAMKIGQGIESGRITDRYVDPNRFGKIKTRPGARGDGRGTGMGDGTASSEGCEDTEAKVLNQVEAEYTVLARRRGVEGQVVFLVTIGRDGRASSLEMVDGLGFGLDEAAEAAIRQWRFEPATRNCEPVTSRRRVAYEFVISEY from the coding sequence GTGAGCGCTGAGAAGTCATCGGAGACGCGATCGCTGCACCATCTGGCGGACCCGCTCCAGGAGTCCAGAGTCGGCGCAGGTCAGCGCACTCGCCGCATTGTGGTGGGCGTGATTCTGACGCTGCTGACGCACGCTGCGGCGGGGTTCGGGCTGGTGACTTTTGCACCTCTGCTCAACGTCAAGCCAGCTGTCGAAGAGCCCCAGGACGAGCTCGTTGAAGTCGACTTTGATTACGTCGAGCCGGAACCCGAGCCCGAGCCTGAACCTGAACCCGAGCCCGAACCCGAGCCCGAGCCCGAACCTGAACCCGAGCCCGAACCCGAGCCCGAGCCCGAACCTGAACCCGAGCCGGAACCTGAACCCGAGCCCGAACCCGAGCCCGAGCCCGAGCCTGAGCCCGAACCCGAGCCCGAGCCCGAGCCTGAGCCCGAACCCGAGGCAGAGCCACAGGCTGAGGCTGAGGACGTGGAAGATGAAGCCGCGGGCGCCATGGATCCGGTGCACCTGGAGGGGTTGACGATGGAGTCGACCGTGGAAGGTGGCGAGGGGCCGGCGATGAAGATTGGCCAGGGGATTGAGTCCGGGCGGATTACAGACCGCTATGTGGATCCGAACCGTTTTGGAAAGATAAAGACCCGTCCCGGCGCGCGTGGTGATGGGCGAGGCACGGGAATGGGTGATGGTACGGCCTCGTCGGAGGGGTGTGAGGACACTGAGGCGAAAGTGCTCAATCAGGTGGAGGCGGAGTACACCGTGCTCGCCAGGCGTCGGGGTGTTGAGGGGCAGGTCGTATTCCTGGTGACCATCGGTCGTGATGGTCGCGCATCCTCGCTGGAGATGGTCGACGGGTTGGGCTTCGGGCTGGATGAGGCGGCCGAGGCGGCGATCCGTCAGTGGAGGTTTGAGCCTGCGACACGCAACTGCGAGCCCGTGACGTCGCGGCGTCGCGTGGCGTACGAGTTTGTGATCTCCGAGTACTGA
- a CDS encoding glycosyltransferase family 2 protein, with the protein MWWPHREVERPRELPTIDVVIPVLNEEESLPLVLDAIPGAWVRRVVVVDNGSNDRSAERARERGAEVVEEPQRGYGAACLRGLRYMAEDPPEIVVFLDGDFSDFPAELPRVVEPILTGEAELVIGSRTLGAQEQGALLVQAVVGNKLACVLMELMYGYRFSDLGPFRAITWEALQALRMRDEDFGWTVEMQIKAARQGIGAVEVPVSYRKRIGVSKVTGTLKGSVLASYKILYTLFAQYALEVSAVERRRKR; encoded by the coding sequence GTGTGGTGGCCGCATCGCGAGGTAGAGCGCCCCCGGGAGCTTCCGACGATCGATGTGGTGATCCCGGTGCTCAACGAGGAAGAGAGTCTGCCCCTCGTGCTCGATGCGATCCCCGGAGCGTGGGTGCGTCGGGTGGTGGTGGTGGATAACGGCAGCAATGATCGCAGCGCGGAGCGCGCGCGGGAGCGCGGCGCTGAAGTTGTCGAGGAGCCACAGCGGGGTTACGGGGCGGCGTGTCTGAGGGGACTTCGTTATATGGCCGAGGATCCGCCCGAGATTGTGGTGTTTCTCGATGGTGATTTTAGCGACTTTCCTGCGGAGCTTCCGCGGGTGGTTGAGCCCATCTTGACGGGGGAAGCCGAGCTTGTGATTGGCAGCCGTACGTTGGGGGCGCAAGAGCAGGGCGCGTTGCTTGTCCAGGCGGTGGTGGGCAACAAGCTCGCCTGCGTGCTGATGGAGCTGATGTACGGCTACCGCTTCTCAGATCTGGGGCCTTTTCGCGCGATCACCTGGGAGGCGCTGCAGGCGCTGCGGATGCGCGATGAGGATTTTGGCTGGACGGTGGAGATGCAGATCAAGGCCGCACGCCAGGGCATCGGGGCGGTGGAGGTGCCGGTGAGTTATCGCAAGCGTATCGGCGTGTCGAAGGTCACCGGGACGCTTAAGGGGAGCGTGCTCGCGAGCTACAAGATCCTCTACACGCTCTTTGCGCAGTATGCGCTAGAGGTCAGCGCGGTCGAGCGTAGGAGGAAGCGATGA
- a CDS encoding galactose-1-phosphate uridylyltransferase codes for MPSSIRTNIVSGDRVILAPERARRPRDHKLVSPAAAQTAGSCPFCPSEPSRIPEPIRTRRSASYPNHEHAITVVPNLYPALTPDGDDLAMPHGPYDAFGGVGAHEVVIEAPEHIEHWTELDAAHIANIFETWQERVSDLRNDQRVKDIIPFKNVGPRSGATLAHAHSQIIALPQVSPRQLQLLERGQRYFELHHRCPLCDALHHERLSGERLILDDEHTVAWTPFASRAPFEVWIAPKTHGADFTRASRDQIQALAEHTLRILELWELAIGRVDHNLVLHSAPFAFADKAYYHWHLEMLPRLSTHGGFEWGSGAYINATASEVAARHLRELNS; via the coding sequence ATGCCCTCATCCATTCGCACCAACATCGTCTCCGGCGACCGCGTCATCCTGGCGCCCGAGCGCGCCCGACGCCCCCGCGACCATAAGCTCGTCTCACCCGCCGCCGCACAAACTGCCGGAAGCTGCCCCTTCTGCCCCTCGGAGCCCTCGCGCATCCCCGAGCCCATTCGCACCCGCAGGAGCGCGAGCTACCCCAACCACGAACACGCCATCACCGTCGTCCCCAACCTCTACCCGGCGCTCACCCCGGACGGTGACGACCTCGCCATGCCTCACGGCCCCTACGACGCCTTCGGCGGTGTGGGCGCCCACGAGGTCGTCATCGAGGCCCCCGAACATATCGAGCATTGGACCGAGCTCGACGCGGCGCACATCGCCAACATCTTCGAGACCTGGCAGGAGCGTGTGAGCGACCTGCGCAACGACCAGCGCGTCAAAGACATCATCCCTTTCAAAAACGTCGGCCCTCGCTCCGGGGCGACCCTGGCGCATGCGCACAGCCAGATCATCGCGCTCCCCCAGGTCAGCCCCCGTCAACTTCAACTCCTGGAGCGCGGCCAGCGCTACTTTGAGCTTCATCACCGCTGCCCCCTCTGCGACGCGCTCCACCACGAACGCCTCAGCGGCGAACGCCTCATCCTCGACGATGAACACACCGTGGCCTGGACACCTTTTGCCTCCCGCGCCCCCTTTGAGGTCTGGATCGCACCAAAAACACATGGCGCCGACTTCACCCGCGCCTCCCGCGACCAGATTCAGGCCCTGGCCGAGCACACCCTGCGCATCCTCGAGCTCTGGGAGTTGGCCATCGGCCGCGTCGACCATAACCTCGTCCTGCACAGCGCCCCCTTTGCGTTCGCCGACAAAGCGTACTATCACTGGCACCTGGAAATGCTCCCCCGATTGAGCACCCACGGAGGGTTTGAGTGGGGCTCGGGCGCCTACATCAACGCCACCGCCTCGGAGGTGGCCGCGCGCCACCTGCGCGAACTGAACAGCTGA